The following coding sequences lie in one Anaerolineales bacterium genomic window:
- a CDS encoding 3-hydroxyacyl-CoA dehydrogenase/enoyl-CoA hydratase family protein produces MGGSIAALFAGLGIPTFLLDIVPRELTDAEKDAGLTLKDKAVRNRIVENGWKAVVKSRPPAVMSEASKERITLGNLEDDFDRLSEVDLIVEAIVENLKIKQGLFERIEKVRGDDCIVASNTSGLLIRDIAAGRSGDFQKHFLGMHFFNPPRWMKLLEVIPHEKTDPAVLEAIVDFGENVLGKGVVICKDTPNFIANRMFSITSTYEFAYALDNGYGIEEIDAIAGVMIGRPKTAVFRLLDLVGNDVAAHVSGNLYDLIPDDESREILKHDSTSKLMGDMIERGWLGNKTKVGFYKRVDMEDGTKEFWVLNPQTMEHEPPQKPRFELFSAARKIKDLGERYAWIVSQVDAEDASEETRRMARFIWETTANALAYASRRVPEIADRFVDIDQALKWGFANEIGPFEIWDALGVAQTLARLEEKGFEVASWVKTMLKQGCETFYQYEDGQAVGYYDLKKKGYVALARDDRVLPIAVIKSRDGAVIKKNASASLIDMQDNVGLIEFHSTANALDQDIFDMLDHALDLAEEGRFDALVIGNEGQHFCAGANIMLIWMGAQQEAFDQIEDMISGMQNGLMRMRYFPKPIVAAPHGMVLGGGAEVAMACSKRVAAAETFIGLVEMGVGVIPAGSGTKEMIRRVINPVMRIPDADPNSVMLKAFEQIALAKVSTGAFEAFEMGFFQPGDRVIMKKEHLLAEAKRSALAMVQEGYRPPMPEKIYAAGRDVLALLRAAVWDLKEAGWASAHDALIAGKLARVLCGGEWSEPAWVDEQTILDLEREVFLELCHEPKTLERLAHMIEHNKPLRN; encoded by the coding sequence ATGGGTGGCAGCATCGCGGCGCTCTTCGCCGGCCTGGGGATTCCAACGTTTCTGCTGGACATCGTCCCCAGGGAATTGACGGATGCGGAGAAAGACGCCGGCTTGACCTTGAAAGATAAAGCCGTTCGCAACCGCATCGTGGAGAATGGTTGGAAGGCGGTGGTCAAAAGCCGTCCACCGGCGGTGATGAGTGAAGCCTCCAAAGAGCGCATCACGCTGGGAAACCTTGAAGATGATTTCGATCGCTTGTCCGAGGTGGATTTGATCGTCGAAGCGATCGTCGAAAACCTGAAGATCAAGCAAGGTTTGTTCGAACGCATAGAAAAGGTTCGCGGTGACGATTGCATCGTCGCCAGCAACACCTCGGGATTGTTGATTCGGGACATCGCCGCAGGGCGCAGCGGGGACTTCCAGAAGCATTTCCTGGGCATGCACTTCTTCAACCCGCCTCGCTGGATGAAGCTGTTGGAGGTCATCCCGCACGAGAAGACCGACCCGGCGGTACTCGAAGCGATCGTGGATTTTGGCGAGAATGTGTTGGGGAAGGGTGTCGTGATCTGCAAGGACACGCCCAATTTCATCGCCAACCGCATGTTCTCGATCACCAGCACCTACGAATTTGCCTATGCCCTGGACAATGGCTACGGCATCGAGGAAATCGACGCCATCGCCGGGGTGATGATCGGGCGTCCCAAGACGGCGGTGTTCCGCTTGTTGGACCTGGTGGGGAACGACGTCGCCGCGCACGTATCCGGCAATCTCTACGACCTGATCCCGGATGATGAATCGCGTGAAATTTTGAAACACGACTCGACCTCCAAACTGATGGGCGATATGATCGAGCGCGGTTGGCTGGGCAACAAAACCAAAGTGGGATTTTACAAGCGCGTCGACATGGAGGACGGCACGAAGGAATTCTGGGTGCTCAATCCGCAGACAATGGAGCACGAACCGCCCCAGAAACCGCGCTTCGAACTCTTCAGCGCCGCTCGGAAGATCAAGGACCTGGGTGAGCGCTACGCCTGGATCGTTTCTCAGGTGGACGCGGAAGATGCTTCAGAGGAGACGCGTAGGATGGCGCGCTTCATCTGGGAGACGACGGCCAACGCCCTGGCGTACGCCTCGCGGCGCGTGCCGGAGATCGCCGATCGTTTCGTCGACATCGATCAGGCACTCAAATGGGGTTTCGCCAACGAAATCGGTCCTTTCGAAATCTGGGACGCCCTGGGCGTTGCACAGACGCTTGCGCGCCTGGAGGAGAAAGGCTTCGAAGTCGCTTCCTGGGTGAAGACCATGCTGAAGCAGGGCTGCGAGACGTTCTACCAATACGAGGACGGGCAGGCCGTGGGATATTACGATTTGAAGAAGAAAGGCTACGTCGCCCTGGCGCGAGACGATCGGGTGCTGCCGATTGCGGTCATCAAGAGCCGGGATGGGGCGGTGATCAAGAAGAACGCTTCGGCCAGCCTGATCGACATGCAGGACAACGTCGGCTTGATCGAGTTTCACAGCACAGCCAACGCCCTCGATCAGGATATTTTCGACATGCTCGATCATGCGCTCGATCTCGCCGAGGAGGGCCGCTTCGATGCCCTGGTGATCGGCAACGAGGGGCAGCATTTTTGCGCCGGAGCAAACATCATGTTGATCTGGATGGGCGCACAGCAGGAGGCGTTCGATCAGATCGAGGACATGATCAGCGGCATGCAGAACGGTTTGATGCGCATGCGCTATTTCCCCAAGCCGATCGTCGCTGCGCCGCACGGCATGGTCCTGGGCGGCGGCGCTGAAGTGGCCATGGCCTGTTCGAAACGCGTCGCTGCAGCGGAAACCTTCATCGGGCTGGTGGAAATGGGCGTCGGGGTGATACCCGCAGGGTCGGGCACGAAGGAGATGATCCGGCGGGTGATCAACCCGGTCATGCGTATTCCGGATGCGGATCCCAATTCGGTCATGCTCAAAGCATTCGAGCAGATCGCGCTGGCGAAGGTCTCCACCGGCGCTTTCGAAGCCTTCGAAATGGGTTTCTTCCAGCCGGGGGATCGCGTGATCATGAAGAAGGAACATCTGCTGGCGGAAGCCAAACGCAGCGCACTGGCAATGGTTCAGGAAGGCTACCGTCCGCCGATGCCGGAGAAGATTTACGCCGCCGGACGGGACGTGCTCGCCCTGCTGCGCGCTGCAGTGTGGGACCTGAAAGAAGCGGGTTGGGCTTCTGCGCACGACGCGCTGATCGCCGGGAAATTGGCGCGCGTGCTTTGCGGTGGCGAGTGGTCAGAGCCGGCGTGGGTCGATGAGCAGACGATCCTGGACCTGGAGCGTGAGGTCTTTCTCGAACTGTGCCACGAGCCGAAGACACTCGAGCGGCTGGCGCACATGATCGAGCACAACAAACCACTGCGCAATTAG
- a CDS encoding acyl-CoA dehydrogenase family protein, producing MISFEMPEKIEHAVVLAETIAENMMRPVSRHFDENEHEIPWDYIEFMHTSLKALGGGGLTPSGEKKEKKEKKEGPRIAFQRMAFQTEMLSWGDVGLWLCTPGGGLGAAAVNAAGTDEQKERFLARHRGEKPVFDAFALTEPHAGSAMPAEVRTTAVRDGDEWVLNGEKIFITAGHKALVDSDGFVVVWATIDPKAGRAGVRPFVVEAGTPGCKVTKLEHKLGIRASDTASVVLEDCRIPLENLLGSAEVVKPENKKGFKGAMATFDATRPVVASSALGIARATLERLKEILAEHGVEIRYGLPRSRMTNLEREIVDMEIMLRSTWLLTLKAMWQMDERKPNTLAASMSKVRAGDVVVKITQRAVELLGPLGYSREYLLEKWFRDAKINDLYEGTGQINRLIVARQAGGDSRLMGLAAWFHERSDFYGLSNQESGRDWIRNDGWQHRGALRRPGDSNVSAGHRPQGIDGCGERRRLDLER from the coding sequence ATGATTAGTTTTGAAATGCCCGAAAAAATCGAACACGCTGTCGTGCTTGCCGAGACCATCGCCGAGAACATGATGCGTCCGGTCTCGCGGCACTTCGACGAAAACGAGCACGAAATTCCCTGGGATTACATCGAATTCATGCACACTTCCTTGAAAGCGCTCGGCGGCGGCGGCCTCACGCCAAGTGGAGAGAAAAAGGAAAAGAAGGAGAAGAAGGAAGGGCCGCGCATCGCCTTCCAGCGTATGGCCTTCCAGACGGAAATGCTTTCCTGGGGGGACGTGGGTTTGTGGCTCTGTACGCCGGGCGGTGGTCTGGGCGCGGCGGCGGTAAATGCGGCCGGAACGGACGAACAGAAGGAGCGTTTCCTGGCGCGTCACCGCGGCGAGAAGCCGGTTTTCGATGCCTTCGCGCTCACCGAACCCCACGCCGGATCGGCGATGCCGGCTGAAGTGCGCACGACGGCCGTACGCGATGGTGACGAGTGGGTGTTGAATGGCGAGAAGATTTTCATCACCGCGGGCCATAAAGCGTTGGTCGATTCGGATGGTTTCGTGGTCGTTTGGGCCACGATCGATCCCAAGGCAGGACGCGCCGGCGTACGCCCGTTCGTCGTCGAAGCCGGAACGCCGGGCTGCAAGGTGACCAAGCTGGAACACAAGCTGGGCATCCGCGCCAGCGATACGGCCTCGGTCGTGCTCGAGGACTGCCGCATTCCTCTGGAGAACCTGCTCGGTAGTGCGGAAGTGGTCAAGCCGGAGAACAAGAAGGGTTTCAAGGGCGCCATGGCGACTTTCGACGCCACGCGCCCGGTCGTGGCTTCTTCCGCGCTGGGCATCGCGCGGGCCACGCTCGAACGACTCAAGGAGATTCTCGCTGAACACGGCGTGGAGATTCGCTACGGGCTGCCGCGCAGCCGTATGACCAACCTCGAACGTGAGATCGTCGACATGGAAATCATGCTGCGTTCGACCTGGCTGCTGACTTTGAAAGCGATGTGGCAGATGGACGAGCGAAAGCCAAACACCCTGGCGGCTTCGATGTCCAAAGTGCGCGCCGGAGACGTGGTGGTGAAAATCACGCAGCGTGCGGTGGAATTGCTTGGACCGTTGGGGTACTCGCGCGAGTATCTGCTGGAGAAATGGTTCCGCGATGCGAAGATCAACGATCTATACGAGGGTACCGGCCAGATCAACCGGCTGATCGTAGCCAGGCAGGCGGGAGGCGATTCCCGTTTGATGGGCCTCGCGGCTTGGTTCCATGAGAGGAGTGATTTCTATGGGCTATCGAATCAGGAAAGCGGCCGTGATTGGATCCGGAACGATGGGTGGCAGCATCGCGGCGCTCTTCGCCGGCCTGGGGATTCCAACGTTTCTGCTGGACATCGTCCCCAGGGAATTGACGGATGCGGAGAAAGACGCCGGCTTGACCTTGAAAGATAA
- a CDS encoding thiolase family protein, with amino-acid sequence MAKEAVLVAGARTAVGRAKKGTLHSYRAEDMAGTVVRAAWERAGDFDKALVDDIVLGCAFPEGSQGLNMARQVGLYAGFPASVPAMTVNRFCSSGLQTIAQSCERILTGGADIIIAGGVESMSMVPMTGFRLSPHPQLVLDMPEAYIRMGQTAENVAEKYDVSREDMDAFALHSHQKAAKAQDEGFFKDEITSLKVEINTPQETRSVIFDEDELIRRDTTLEALAKLRPAFTPDGSVTAGNSSPLSDGAAAVVVMSAEKARELGVQPWLRYVGFAVAGVPPEIMGIGPIEAIPKALERYGMKLGDIDLIELNEAFASQSLAVIRELGLNHEIVNVNGGAIALGHPLGGTGAKLTVQIMHAARRRKVKYVMVTMCIGGGMGAAGIFENLLV; translated from the coding sequence ATGGCGAAAGAAGCGGTGCTCGTAGCTGGGGCTCGAACGGCGGTTGGACGGGCGAAAAAAGGCACGCTGCACTCCTACCGGGCGGAGGACATGGCCGGCACGGTCGTTCGGGCGGCCTGGGAACGAGCCGGCGATTTCGACAAGGCGCTCGTGGATGACATCGTTCTGGGCTGTGCCTTTCCCGAAGGGAGCCAGGGTCTCAACATGGCCCGGCAGGTCGGACTGTACGCCGGATTTCCGGCTTCAGTTCCGGCGATGACGGTCAATCGTTTTTGTTCCTCCGGGTTGCAAACGATCGCTCAATCCTGCGAACGGATCCTGACCGGCGGGGCGGACATCATCATCGCCGGCGGTGTGGAAAGCATGAGCATGGTTCCGATGACGGGTTTTCGCCTCAGCCCACATCCGCAGCTGGTGCTCGACATGCCGGAAGCCTACATCCGCATGGGCCAGACGGCGGAGAACGTCGCCGAGAAATACGACGTCAGCCGGGAGGACATGGATGCGTTTGCGCTGCACAGCCACCAGAAAGCGGCCAAGGCGCAGGACGAGGGTTTCTTCAAGGACGAGATTACCTCGCTGAAGGTGGAAATAAATACCCCGCAGGAAACTCGAAGCGTGATTTTCGACGAGGATGAGCTCATTCGCAGGGATACCACGCTGGAGGCATTGGCGAAACTACGGCCAGCATTCACGCCGGACGGCTCGGTGACGGCGGGAAATTCCTCGCCACTCTCCGATGGCGCCGCCGCCGTGGTGGTAATGAGCGCTGAGAAAGCCAGGGAGCTGGGCGTCCAACCATGGTTGCGATACGTGGGCTTTGCGGTGGCCGGCGTCCCGCCGGAAATCATGGGCATCGGACCCATCGAAGCGATACCCAAAGCGCTGGAACGATATGGAATGAAATTAGGAGATATCGATTTGATCGAACTCAACGAAGCCTTCGCCTCGCAAAGCCTTGCCGTGATCCGCGAGTTGGGATTAAATCACGAGATCGTCAACGTCAACGGCGGCGCCATCGCTTTGGGGCATCCGTTGGGCGGCACGGGCGCAAAGCTGACGGTGCAGATCATGCATGCGGCGCGCCGCCGCAAGGTGAAATACGTGATGGTTACCATGTGCATCGGAGGCGGAATGGGTGCGGCAGGGATTTTCGAAAACCTGCTGGTTTGA
- a CDS encoding acyl-CoA dehydrogenase family protein yields MYSFEPDEEQRMLIDAVHRYAENDLKPAAREAEEENELPANLIEKGWELGVLQASIPEAYGGFGEHSAVTGVLAAEEMAWGDLAASLAVMAPAAFALPLLFGGSEEQKTKWIPAVIEAEWKPYVAAFIEPSFDFTPSAMSTSAKNGKKGYTLNGVKAYVPFADQAEAFLVFADLAGETQAFIIPAESEGIRVGEREKLLGIQALPTFRLELQDVVVPEDARLGGGEDSAIERSIASSQVAIAGMAVGLSRAALEYAIPYAKEREVWGKPIAQKQSIAFMLAEMAIEIEAIRMLVWEAAWKLDNDKEDAAKSAYLALTGASDMAMMVTDRAVQVFGGHGYIREHPVELWMRNGRGIPIFTGLAMV; encoded by the coding sequence ATTCATTTGAACCCGACGAAGAACAACGCATGCTCATCGATGCCGTTCACCGCTATGCCGAAAACGACTTGAAACCCGCCGCGCGGGAAGCCGAAGAGGAAAACGAGCTTCCGGCCAATTTGATCGAGAAGGGTTGGGAGCTGGGTGTACTCCAGGCCAGCATCCCGGAAGCCTACGGCGGATTCGGGGAGCACTCGGCGGTGACCGGCGTGCTCGCCGCAGAGGAAATGGCTTGGGGAGATTTGGCTGCCTCGCTGGCCGTGATGGCGCCTGCCGCTTTCGCCTTACCGCTCCTTTTCGGGGGAAGCGAGGAACAGAAAACGAAATGGATTCCCGCTGTGATCGAAGCCGAGTGGAAACCGTACGTGGCGGCCTTCATCGAACCCAGTTTCGACTTCACGCCCTCGGCGATGAGTACCTCGGCGAAGAACGGGAAAAAGGGATACACGCTCAACGGCGTAAAGGCCTACGTCCCTTTCGCCGATCAAGCCGAGGCATTCCTGGTGTTCGCCGATCTGGCGGGTGAAACCCAGGCCTTTATCATCCCCGCGGAATCGGAAGGCATTCGAGTCGGGGAACGTGAAAAGCTGCTGGGCATTCAGGCGCTGCCTACCTTTCGCCTCGAGTTGCAGGACGTGGTCGTGCCTGAGGACGCCAGATTGGGCGGTGGTGAAGACTCCGCCATCGAACGCAGTATCGCCAGCTCACAGGTGGCGATCGCGGGCATGGCTGTGGGCCTGAGCAGGGCGGCTTTGGAGTACGCCATCCCCTACGCCAAGGAACGCGAAGTCTGGGGAAAACCCATCGCACAGAAGCAGTCGATCGCCTTCATGCTGGCCGAGATGGCGATCGAGATCGAAGCCATCCGCATGCTGGTATGGGAAGCCGCCTGGAAACTGGACAACGACAAGGAAGATGCGGCCAAATCCGCCTACCTGGCACTCACCGGCGCCTCCGACATGGCGATGATGGTGACCGACAGAGCCGTTCAGGTGTTTGGCGGCCACGGATATATCCGCGAGCATCCCGTCGAACTCTGGATGCGAAACGGACGCGGCATTCCGATCTTCACCGGTTTGGCGATGGTCTGA
- a CDS encoding SCP2 sterol-binding domain-containing protein, with product MPLTVEDLMERMPGAFLPEKAEGVDAVIQFNLGEGGDWVCTIREQKCTVERGSVDDANLTVTSEAPDYIDMIMGKLNPMTAIATKKVILKGDLNLAMKYMGLFKLS from the coding sequence ATGCCATTGACCGTTGAAGACCTGATGGAACGCATGCCAGGCGCATTCCTGCCCGAAAAAGCGGAAGGTGTGGATGCCGTGATTCAGTTCAACCTGGGGGAGGGCGGCGATTGGGTTTGCACGATCCGCGAGCAGAAATGTACGGTGGAAAGGGGCAGCGTTGACGACGCCAACCTGACGGTCACTTCGGAAGCCCCGGATTACATCGACATGATCATGGGTAAGCTCAACCCGATGACCGCCATCGCCACGAAAAAGGTGATTTTGAAGGGCGATCTCAACCTGGCGATGAAGTACATGGGCCTCTTTAAACTGTCGTAG
- a CDS encoding TIGR03936 family radical SAM-associated protein — protein METTAYRYRLTFCKEESVRFTSHLDLHRAWERTFRRAGLPLAYRQGFNPRPRINIGSALPLGYTSKAELLDFWLEEELDTKTIARALTRAQAPGLPVREVRRIETRQPALQAQINSASYLVRLDDPPPGLLIQTTVDGLMNAASLPRERRGKSYDLRPLIETLLVKREGDAVQLEMTLSAREAATGRPGEVLRAMDLDPACAHIQRTKLIITQLEEN, from the coding sequence ATGGAAACGACTGCCTACCGCTACCGCCTCACCTTCTGCAAAGAGGAATCGGTCCGTTTCACCAGCCATCTCGATCTGCATCGCGCCTGGGAACGCACGTTTCGCAGGGCCGGGCTGCCGCTGGCCTACCGCCAGGGATTCAATCCGCGCCCGCGGATCAACATCGGCAGCGCTTTGCCGCTGGGCTACACCAGCAAGGCGGAGCTGCTCGATTTCTGGCTTGAGGAAGAACTAGATACGAAGACGATTGCCAGGGCATTGACTCGAGCTCAGGCGCCCGGTCTGCCAGTTCGTGAAGTACGGCGCATCGAAACCAGGCAGCCGGCGCTGCAAGCCCAGATCAACTCCGCGAGCTATCTCGTCCGACTCGATGATCCACCGCCGGGTCTTCTCATCCAAACGACGGTCGACGGTCTAATGAACGCAGCCAGCCTGCCGCGCGAGCGGCGGGGGAAATCCTACGATCTGCGTCCATTGATCGAGACTCTACTCGTGAAACGGGAAGGGGACGCCGTTCAACTGGAAATGACACTCAGCGCTCGTGAGGCCGCCACGGGAAGGCCTGGAGAGGTGCTGCGTGCTATGGACCTCGATCCCGCCTGTGCCCACATTCAACGTACCAAGCTGATCATCACCCAATTGGAAGAGAATTAA